One stretch of Cydia fagiglandana chromosome 18, ilCydFagi1.1, whole genome shotgun sequence DNA includes these proteins:
- the LOC134673139 gene encoding senecionine N-oxygenase-like isoform X1, giving the protein MYKRLVFCGLCVVNYIMCQNIQEKISNPRVCVIGAGVAGLSSARYLKEEGINFTVLECTRYVGGTWRFDPRVGTDENGLPLHTSMYKHLRTNLPKPTMELNGYRLPDDTPSFPGWERYYKYLRDIAKHFDIEKHIQFLHLVESVKRTDNVWKVKHKHVVTGEEFVEDYDFVIIGTGHHSKPNRPILNGEEKFKGTVIHSHDYRTPEPYAHRRVLIIGAGPSGMEISLIVAEVASRLIHSHHSPAKFDTTHFPSHYVKRPDVKELNETGVVFVDGSFEEVDDVILCTGYEYDYPFLDISSGLTLTPRSVVPLYKYMVNIHEPSMVFMGLVVRACLVVAIDAQARYTTALIKGNFTLPSKKAMMAEWQARSDLLHAKGRPLSDIHLLADKEDAYYEELTRESGIARVPPVLYKIRDMDTKAKLQNLYTYRNYVYTVLDNETFTRRLEDESTTSNNTVM; this is encoded by the exons gaGAAAATAAGCAATCCACGAGTGTGCGTAATCGGAGCAGGTGTCGCCGGGTTATCTTCAGCCAGATATTTGAAGGAGGAAGGCATCAATTTCACCGTCCTAGAATGTACGAGATACGTCGGGGGTACCTGGCGGTTTGACCCCAGAGTGGGGACAGACGAGAATGGCCTGCCTCTGCATACGAGCATGTATAAGCATTTAAG AACAAATCTGCCAAAGCCCACGATGGAACTAAACGGGTATCGGTTACCCGATGACACGCCTTCCTTTCCCGGATGGGAGCGCTACTACAAGTACCTGAGAGACATCgccaaacattttgatataGAAAAGCATATACAG TTCCTACATCTAGTAGAATCAGTAAAGAGGACAGATAATGTGTGGAAAGTTAAACACAAACACGTAGTCACTGGAGAAGAGTTTGTAGAAGATTATGATTTCGTGATAATAGGAACAGGACATCACAGTAAACCCAACAGACCTATTTTAAATGGGGAAGAGAAATTTAAAG GAACCGTCATCCACAGTCATGACTACAGAACACCGGAGCCCTACGCCCATCGCCGAGTCCTCATCATCGGCGCCGGGCCTTCGGGCATGGAGATCAGCTTAATCGTAGCTGAAGTCGCCAGCCGGCTAATTCATAGCCACCACTCACCTGCCAAGTTCGATACCACCCACTTCCCAAGCCATTATGTGAAGAGACCTGATGTGAAGGAATTGAATGAGACGGGAGTGGTTTTCGTTGATGGCAGTTTTGAAGAAGTTGATGATGTCATTTTGTGCACAG GTTACGAATACGACTACCCCTTCCTCGACATCAGTAGCGGCCTGACGTTGACGCCGAGGAGCGTGGTCCCTCTCTACAAGTACATGGTCAACATACATGAGCCTTCCATGGTCTTCATGGGGCTTGTGGTCCGCGCGTGTCTTGTTGTGGCTATTGACGCTCAA GCACGTTACACCACAGCGCTAATAAAGGGAAACTTCACTCTGCCATCTAAGAAAGCAATGATGGCGGAATGGCAAGCACGTTCAGATCTACTTCACGCCAAGGGTCGTCCGCTAAGCGACATACATCTGTTAGCAGATAAAGAG GACGCCTACTACGAAGAGCTGACAAGAGAATCCGGTATCGCTCGAGTACCGCCAGTCCTGTACAAGATCCGTGACATGGACACGAAGGCCAAACTGCAAAACTTGTACACATACCGAAATTACGTATACACTGTGCTTGACAATGAAACGTTCACGCGACGCCTGGAGGACGAATCTACCACATCAAATAACACTGTTATGTAA
- the LOC134673139 gene encoding senecionine N-oxygenase-like isoform X2: MEKISNPRVCVIGAGVAGLSSARYLKEEGINFTVLECTRYVGGTWRFDPRVGTDENGLPLHTSMYKHLRTNLPKPTMELNGYRLPDDTPSFPGWERYYKYLRDIAKHFDIEKHIQFLHLVESVKRTDNVWKVKHKHVVTGEEFVEDYDFVIIGTGHHSKPNRPILNGEEKFKGTVIHSHDYRTPEPYAHRRVLIIGAGPSGMEISLIVAEVASRLIHSHHSPAKFDTTHFPSHYVKRPDVKELNETGVVFVDGSFEEVDDVILCTGYEYDYPFLDISSGLTLTPRSVVPLYKYMVNIHEPSMVFMGLVVRACLVVAIDAQARYTTALIKGNFTLPSKKAMMAEWQARSDLLHAKGRPLSDIHLLADKEDAYYEELTRESGIARVPPVLYKIRDMDTKAKLQNLYTYRNYVYTVLDNETFTRRLEDESTTSNNTVM, encoded by the exons ATG gaGAAAATAAGCAATCCACGAGTGTGCGTAATCGGAGCAGGTGTCGCCGGGTTATCTTCAGCCAGATATTTGAAGGAGGAAGGCATCAATTTCACCGTCCTAGAATGTACGAGATACGTCGGGGGTACCTGGCGGTTTGACCCCAGAGTGGGGACAGACGAGAATGGCCTGCCTCTGCATACGAGCATGTATAAGCATTTAAG AACAAATCTGCCAAAGCCCACGATGGAACTAAACGGGTATCGGTTACCCGATGACACGCCTTCCTTTCCCGGATGGGAGCGCTACTACAAGTACCTGAGAGACATCgccaaacattttgatataGAAAAGCATATACAG TTCCTACATCTAGTAGAATCAGTAAAGAGGACAGATAATGTGTGGAAAGTTAAACACAAACACGTAGTCACTGGAGAAGAGTTTGTAGAAGATTATGATTTCGTGATAATAGGAACAGGACATCACAGTAAACCCAACAGACCTATTTTAAATGGGGAAGAGAAATTTAAAG GAACCGTCATCCACAGTCATGACTACAGAACACCGGAGCCCTACGCCCATCGCCGAGTCCTCATCATCGGCGCCGGGCCTTCGGGCATGGAGATCAGCTTAATCGTAGCTGAAGTCGCCAGCCGGCTAATTCATAGCCACCACTCACCTGCCAAGTTCGATACCACCCACTTCCCAAGCCATTATGTGAAGAGACCTGATGTGAAGGAATTGAATGAGACGGGAGTGGTTTTCGTTGATGGCAGTTTTGAAGAAGTTGATGATGTCATTTTGTGCACAG GTTACGAATACGACTACCCCTTCCTCGACATCAGTAGCGGCCTGACGTTGACGCCGAGGAGCGTGGTCCCTCTCTACAAGTACATGGTCAACATACATGAGCCTTCCATGGTCTTCATGGGGCTTGTGGTCCGCGCGTGTCTTGTTGTGGCTATTGACGCTCAA GCACGTTACACCACAGCGCTAATAAAGGGAAACTTCACTCTGCCATCTAAGAAAGCAATGATGGCGGAATGGCAAGCACGTTCAGATCTACTTCACGCCAAGGGTCGTCCGCTAAGCGACATACATCTGTTAGCAGATAAAGAG GACGCCTACTACGAAGAGCTGACAAGAGAATCCGGTATCGCTCGAGTACCGCCAGTCCTGTACAAGATCCGTGACATGGACACGAAGGCCAAACTGCAAAACTTGTACACATACCGAAATTACGTATACACTGTGCTTGACAATGAAACGTTCACGCGACGCCTGGAGGACGAATCTACCACATCAAATAACACTGTTATGTAA